Genomic segment of Vicinamibacterales bacterium:
ACGTCTGCTCGACGGCGAACGATCGGGGCACGGCTGGCAAGCGACCGATCTGATCAACGAATCGTATCTGCGCTTGATCGGCTGGCGCGGCGTGGAGTGGCAGAACCGCGCCCACTTCTACGCGACCGCCGCGCAGATGATGCGGCGGGTGCTCGTCGACGCGGCGCGCGCCCGCCAGTCGGCCAAACGCGGCGCGGGCGCGGAGACGGTCCCGATCGACAGCGTGCAGCTTCCCGCGCCGGACCCCGACGTCCAGGTCATCGCGCTGGAACACGCGCTCGACGAGCTCGCGGCCATCGCTCCGCGGGCGAGTCAGGTGGTGGAGCTGCGGTTTTTCGGAGGCTTCAGCGTCGCCGAAACGGCGGACGCCCTCAACGTGTCGGTCCGGACGGCGATGAGCGACTGGAATACCGCGCGTGCGTGGCTCCGCCGACGCCTGACGGTACAAGGCTCCCATGAAGAATGATCAGTGGAACCGCCTGTCCGACTGGCACAACGCCTGGCTCGACGCCGATGCGAACGGACGGGCCCGGCTGCGCCGGCAACTGACCGAGACGCAGCCGGACCTCGTGACGTATGCCGAGGATCTGATTGCCTCCGGCGCGCCGCCGGACGACTTCCTGGACACGCCGGCCTTCGTCCTCGCGGCGCGCCAGCTGGCGCGCGAGACCGCGCTGCTGACGGGCGCAGACGTCGGCCCGTATCGCGTGGTCAGCCTGATCGCCCACGGCGGAATGGGCGTGGTCTACCGCGCGACGGACGTCCGGCTTCAGCGCGACGTCGCGTTGAAGATGCTGTCGCCGATCGGGATTCCCGACGAGCGGCGGATCGATCGCTTTCTGCGTGAAGCGCGCATCACCGCGTCGATCGATCATGCGAACGTCGTGAAGGTGTACGACGTCGGCCTCTTCAACGGCCGCCCGTACATCGTCGTCGAGCTGCTCGAAGGCGAGACGCTGCGGGCGAGGATCACGCGGGAGGCCCTCACACCGTCTGAGGCGCGCCGGATTACCGCCGACGTTGCCAGGGGGCTGGTCGCCGCGCACTCGGCCGGCCTGGTGCACTGCGACCTCAAGCCGGAGAACATCTTTCTCACCCGCGCGGGCGTGACCAAGATTCTGGACTTCGGCATCGCCAGGCTCGGCCCCGACGCCGCGCACCCGCGCCATGGCGCGCCGACGGTCACCGGGATCCTCCTCGGCACCGCCGGCTATCTGGCTCCCGAACAGATTCGCGGCGAACGAGTGGACGCGCGTGCCGATCTCTTTGCGCTGGGATCGATCCTCTACGAGCTCGTCACCGGCGAACGGGCCTTCGCCGGCGAGAATACGGTCGACACGCTTCATGCCATCCTCCACTCGCAGCCCCCTGACCTCCTTCGGCAGACCGATGGCGTTCGCGCCGGTCTCGCCAGGATCGCCGCGCGCCTGCTCGAGAAGGCGCCGGACGATCGCTTTCAGTCGGCGGCGGATCTCGCATGGGCGCTGGAACAATCGGGTCCCTCTGACGTCACGCCACCTCCCGCCGTGCCGATCCGCAGCGCGCAACGGCCCCTGCGGGCGTACTGGATGTGGATCGCCGCGCCGCTGGCGTTGCTGGCAGCGGTGGTCGGGACCTGGTGGACCGTGCGCCCGGCGCCGCTCGACCGGCAGCCTGCCGCGCCGGCACGGTTTACGTGGACGCTCCCGGCCGGCACGAGCCTGCTGTCCGCGCCCTCCGTGTCGCCCGACGGGCGGCGCATCTGCTGGGTCGGAGGCAGCGACGCCGGCGTGCGCCGGATATTCGTGCGCGATCTGTCATCGCTCGACGCCGCGACCGTCCCCGGGACGGAAGGCGCGCGTCATCCATTCTGGTCCCCCGACAGCCAGACGATCGGTTTCTTCGCGGAAGGCAAGCTGAAACGGGTCGGCCTCGGCGGCGGCTCCCCGATCGCGCTCGCGGACGCACCGGACGCGCGCGGCGGTACGTGGAGCCGGTCGGGCGTCATTGTTTTCCAGCCTCAGTATCGGGATACGTCGCTGATGCGCGTGTCCGACCAGGGTGGCGGCCTCAAGCCGGTCACGATCGTCGATCGCGCGCAGGAAGAAACCGCCCACCGCTGGCCGGCGTTTCTGCCCGACGGCGTCCACTTCGTCTACTCCATCGTGTCGCTGCGCGATGCCCGCCGCGGCGTCTACCTGGGCAGCCTGGACGATCCTCCTGCGCGATCGGTCCAGTTGTTCGCCTCGGAATCGGCTGCCGTGTATGCGCCACTCGGCGACGGGCGCCGCGGTGCGCTCCTGTCGGTCGCTGACGGCCGCGTTGAAGTGCGGCCGTTCGATCCCGTGCGGCGTACCCTCGACGGGCCCGTGCAGATGATTGGCGTGAACGCCATCGCCACGTCGCCGCGCGACGCGGCGCTGATCACCGCGACGACGAACGTGCTGGCGTACAGCGCTGTCATGCTGCCGTGGGGCGGGCGGCTGGCGAGCGTCGGGCGCGACGGAGCGAACCTCCAGCTGCTGACGGAGCCCGAACTCGGCGGGTTTCCGCGAATCTCACCCGACGGCGCGCGCCTCGCGCGCTCCGTGGTCGATCCGCTCCGAGGCAATCCCGACATCTGGCTCGACGACCTGCGCCGCGGCACGCGGCTGCGGCTGACGACATCAGCCGATCTCGACGTGATGCCGGTCTGGTCCCCGGATGGACGAGAGATCGCCTACCGCTCAGGCACGGTTCACGAGACGACGATCGGCTTTGCGGCATCGGACGGCACCGGCGTGACCCGAACGCTCGCCTGTCCGCAGCAGCCCTGCGAGCCCAGTGACTGGTCACCAGACGGCAAGTACCTGGTCGTCACCGTCGACGGCAGGGATATCTGGACGATCCCGCTCGAACCCGGCGCGGCGCCGCAGAAACTGCTCGCGGATGCGTTCATCGAACGCGACGCACGCATCTCGCCCGACGGCCGATGGCTCGCCTACGTCTCGGATGAATCCGGCCGGCCGGAGGTTTCGGTTCGCAGCATCACCGGGCCTCCGCACCGGTTCGTCGTGTCGAGCGGGGGAGGCGATCAGCCGGTCTGGCGGCGCGACGGCGGCGAGCTGTTCTTTGCCGGTCCGCAGGGAGCGCTGAACGGCGTTCCCGTTCGACGGGACGCGGCGGACGGACTGTCGTTCGGCGCTGCAGCGCGGCTGAAGGTCCCTCCGCTCGGCGATCGTCACTGGGGCACGATCTACGATGTGTCCTCGGACGGCAGCCGGCTCTATTTGCCGCATCCCGGCGGCGAACGCGCGCCGCGCGAATTCGGCGTATTCCTGAACTGGAGCGCGCTCCTCAAGTAAATACCCGGCGCGGCTCGTCGGCCGCGCCGGCGAGTTCACCTCGTCGCCGCGTAGCCGCGACGCGCGGCCTCGATCGTCGCCACGTCGATCTTCCGCATCTTCATCATGGCGTCGAACGCGCGCTTCGCCTCGGCACCGCCGGCCGCAAGCGCGTCCGTGAGCACCCGCGGCGTAATCTGCCAGGAGAGGCCCCACCGGTCCTTGCACCAGCCGCAGTCGCTTTCCTGGCCGCCGTTGGCGACGATGGCGTTCCAGTAGCGGTCGGTTTCTTCCTGAGAGTCCGTCGCGATCTGGAAGGAGAACGCTTCACTGTGCTTGAACGCCGGCCCGCCGTTCAGCCCCAGGCAGGGAATGCCACACACCGTGAACTCGACCGTGAGCACCTCCCCCTCTTTGCCGCTCGGGTAGTCTCCAGGCGCTTTCTGCACAGCGGTCACCTTGCTGTCTGGAAAGGTGGCCGCGTAAAACCGCGCTGCCTCCTCGGCATCCTTGTCGAACCACAGACAGATAGTGTTCTTTGGCTTCATGTCGTGTGCTCCTTTGTTCGTTCCGGTGCGAGTGATCTCTCCGGATGTCTGCACAGTTGACGCCAAATTCCGCCCGGCCGCGCGCGAGCGTCGAGCACAGGTCAGCTTGACAGCACGTGCGCGAGCTTCCGCATGAAGGTGCGGACGTCGGCGATCTGGGCGGCGGTGGAAATGAAGTCAAACGCGGTCGCGCTGACCGCCGTGGTGCGCCCCTCGAGAATCGCCGTGAGCGCAGCGGGCAGAACGGGACATTCGTCGAGCAGGCCGGCCACGCCGATCCACGCGGTCATGTCGATCATGCCGAGCACCTCGGCAGCGCCGCGCGCGAGCCACGGCGTGCCGGCGTCGCGTCGCGCCGCCAGCGTCCGCCGCAGCGCGGCGAATTCCTGCTGCAAGTCAGCATCGACGCACTGAAGATCGTCGAGCACCGAGATGAGTTGCTGCGCCACGAACATGCTGACCTCCTGATGCAGCACCGACCAGCCCACTTCGAACACGGTGACGAGGTCGCGATCGACCAGCAACGCGTCGCTCGACTGTGCCGGCCAGTGCTCCAGCCCCAGGTTGCAGACGCTCGCCGCAGCATCCGACGCCTCCTGGGGCGTGAACGCCCGTGACTGCACCGAGCATCCCGCGAGCAGTGTGTTGGCGAGAAAGGCCAGCTCACGAGTGCGCGCAAAGTATGCCGCTTCATCGGCGTCGCGGACGCAGGCCATCAGGCGGCGCAGCAGGGTGAGGCGGGCGGCCTGCGGGTCGGTGTCCGCCAGTGCGAGCAGCGCGCGCGGACGCGCCGGCATCACGCCGGCCTCGAGAAGCGCCATTACTACTTCGATCGAGTCGGCAGCGCCGCTCGCGTCTTCGTGCCGGTCGGCCCCGGCAACCTTGGAGGACGCCGGCCGCGGCGAGGATTCCCTGGCCGCGTCCGCGGCTCGAAAGTACGCCGCGACGATCGGATTCCGATCGAACCCTCCTGTCGCCGGCGCGCCGGACCCCGTCTGCCGCGGCTGTCGCGCCATCTGGAGAAAGGCGCGCGCGTCGGCCGGAGTGGCGTAGCCCTGCAGCGATCGCCGCTCCTCCCGTTCGATCGCGACGTCGTGGAGCTGCTGCGCCGGGGCCGGCAGCAGATCGTCCAGGCCGTCGATCTCCGGACGGGAGTTGGACAGATCGCGGCAGCCCTGCATCACCGCGTGGAAGTACGCGGCGTGCTCGGTATCGAGCGCCGCCAGCAGCGTGACGATTGCGTCCCACGCATCGGCTCGTCGCGCGCGGACCACATATCCGCCGATCTCGCACTCGAGTCCGGTTCCACTCGATTCGTGCGCCGATGCGTCGTCAGCCGCGATCGCATCTCCTTCACGCATCGCCTCGCCACGATCGCCCGGCTCGTCATCGCTCTGCGCGGCTGGTTCGAAGATCCCCGGATCGAACACGCGAACGAACCGCGACAGTCCGGCGACGACGAGATCCTCGTCGAGCGCGGCGACCGTTCGCGCGGCGATCGACCCTCCAGTGTCTGCCAGGACCTCGAGCCATTCGCCGAAGCGAGTGACGTCGAACTGCTGGTCGCATCCCGGCCGCGCTTCGCGCCACAGATCGAGATCGAGCAGGGAGGCGAGCTGCGCGGGTGTCGCCGACGTCACGAGCTCGCCGCACGCATCGAGTCCGCGATGGCGAATGAGCTGGTGCAGCGTCTCCGGCGGCAGGTGCGGGACGACGCGCGCGAGGGATGACGCGTCCAGTAATCGGGCGAGCCGATGTTCGACATTGGACATGGGCCGGCGATGATACCGATCCTGCCGTCCAACAAACAGTCTTGAAGGTCAGGGCGATGTGAGCGATCCTATTAGTGGCGATTCCAGCGCATTCCCCCCGCGGCCGACGAGCCTCGCCGGCCGCCGCGACCGTCACCTGCCGCCGAAAATTCCGCGCGCCTGAGGACTCTTTCAACTCCCGCAGCTGACGCCATTCCGATCTCCGTCGCGCGCGGGCGATTCTGCACGTGTTTCCGCGTGCTCGGGCCGTCCAGCGGACGGCACGCCATCTGCTCTCCACTTCCCCGCGCGGCCTTCAGGAGCTGTCTCATGAAACTCGCAAGCCGTCGATTCCTGGTCACGGCCGGCCTGACATCCGTCGCGGCGCTGGCGGCGATTCAGGCCGTGCCCTACGGACGCAATCACCTCAACCCGCCCGTCGCCGCAGAGCCGGTGTGGGATTCACCGGAGACGCGGACGCTGGCGAAGCAGGCGTGCTTCGACTGCCACAGCAATGAAACGGCATGGCCGGCCTACTCGAAGGTCGCCCCGGTGTCGTGGCTCGTTCACCACGACGTTTCCGAGGGACGCGCGGCGCTGAATTTCTCCGAATGGCACCGGCCGCAGAAAGAGGCGAAAGAGGCCGCCGAGGAAGTTCTCGAGGGCGCGATGCCGCTCCGGATCTACCAGCTCATGCACGCGCACGCCCGACTGAGCCCCGCCGATCGTGAACGCCTGGCGCGGGGTCTCGAGAGGACGGTCGGCGGGGCGAAGTCGGATGCGGCGCGCGCGGAACGCTAGACCCCCGCGCTCGCTTCAATGTCCCGCATCGGGGAGGTGTGTCGTGGCCACAAGCAGGTTCGTCCGCGCGCTGTCCGTGGTGATCGTGCTGGGATTGGCGGCCGTCACGCCGTCACGCGCGCTGGCGCATTGTGACGGCCTGGACGGCCCGGTGGTGAAGGCGGCTCAACGAGCGCTCGAGTCGCGCAACCCGGCGTTCGCATTGATCTGGGTCCAGCAGAAGGACGAGCGCGAGGTTCGCGCCGCCTTCGAGCAAACGATGGCGGTTCGTCAGCTGAGCCCGCAGGCCAGAGAGCTCGCGGACCGGTTCTTCTTCGAGACGTTGGTCCGCCTGCACCGGGCCGGAGAGGGCGCCCCATTCACGGGCCTCCAACCCGCCGGGCGGGATATCGGGCCGGCCATTCCCGCCGCGGACGAAGCCATTCGCGCCGGGTCGGTGGAACCGGTAAAGCGGCTGCTCACGGGGATCCTCGACGAACGTCTTCGCGAGCAGTTCGGCGAGGCGATGGCGGCGAGGACATTCAAGCCGGACGACCTGCCCGCCGGCCGGGCGTACGTCAAGGCGTACGTCGAATTCATTCACTTCGTCGAACGTCTGTACGAGAGCACGAAGAAAGCGCCGCACGGGCATTTCGATGAGCATCGGTAGAGCCGCCGCACAGCCCGGCACGGGTTGAATGGCGCGCCGGTCGTCAGTAGTTCACGACCAGCAGCCGGTAGCCGACGTCGAGCGTCTCGCGTCCGAGCAGGGCGCGGTTGCGCTCGGCCCAGCGGCCGCTCGCCAGATCATCGGCGAGGCGGGCCAGTCCGGCGCCGACTTCCGGCGTCCGCTCCGCGAGCGCCGAGATCGCAGCCGTCCGGCGGCGATCGAGATACGCTTCGGGCCGCCGCCAGTACGCGCCAAGGAACCCGTCGGTGCAATCCCACGGGATCGGTACGGCGCGGATCTCGGCGGCACCACCGGCGACGCGCGCGAACTCCTCCGGCGACGGAAACGCCGCGCGATCGCGATCGTACACGGACGGAAGATAGTCCCGCACGAACCAGAACGGCCCGGCCAGCGGCGTCCATGTGAACACGACGATCCGGCGGCGCGAGACGCGGCGCAGTTCATGAACACCGCCGCGCCAATCCGGCCAGTGGTGCATCGTCAGCACCGCCAGCGCGGCGTCGAACACGCCGTCGGGAAAGGGCAGCGCGCCAGCCGTCGCGCGGACGCACGGCGCGGCGCCAGGCGCGCGCCGGGCTGCCATCATCGCCGACGGCTCGACGGCGACGACGAACCGGTCGTCCGGCTCGTACGAGCCCGTGCCGGCGCCGACGTTCACGATCGACTCGCTGTCGCTCAGCGCCTCGAGAATCGCCGCATGGACGCGCGGATCCGGCGCGCGGACGCTGGCATAGTCGGCGGCGACGCGATCGTAGTCGTGCGTCATGTCTCCGATCTCGATCATGCGCCAGCCGCGGCAGAACCGGTACAGCGTTTCCGCAAACAACGACGCTCGACGCCGCTGCAGATTCTGCTCTCTTGCGCGCTCCATCGTGACGATGCCATCGTCGTCCCATGGATCTCGTCTCGCGGCTGCGGACTCATTTCGCGCATCAGCAATTCAGGCCGGGGCAGGAGCGGATCGTGAGCGCCGTGCTCGGCGGAGACGACGTGCTCGCCGTGATGCCGACGGGATCGGGGAAGCACCGGTTGACGCGCCGCACTTTGTATCGTAAAGTATGGCGCGTGAGATCGACGGATCACGATTCGCGCTGGCGCGACCCGGAGCCGCCGCGGCGCCGGGGCCGGGACCGGTTCCACGTGGCGATCAACATGGATGGGAACGGCCGGTGGGCGCTCGTGCGCGGCCGCCGTCGCGAAGAGGGGCACGTGGCCGGCGCGTCGGCGGTGCGCCGTACGGTCGAGGCGGCGCCGCCGCTGGGGATCAGCACCCTGACGCTCTACGCATTCTCGTCGGACAACTGGCGGCGGCCGCGCGGCGAGGTGGACAACCTCATGTTCCTGCTCCAGAAGTACCTGGACTCCGAGTGCGCCCATCTCGCCGGGCGCGACGTCCGCTTCAACGTCATCGGGCGCCGCGACAGGATTCCGGACTCGCTCAGAAACAGCATCGCGCGAGTCGAGGATCGCACCCGTGCGGGCACCGCGCTGCATCTGCGCGTCGCCATCGACTATTCGGCGCGCGGGGCGCTGCTCGCGGCGGCAGGCCGTCTTGCGGCCGGCGTCCCGCCCACGCGCGAGGCATTCGAGCGTTCGCTCTTCGAGGCAATGCACGCGCCGGACGGGACCCGCGATGTCGATCTGCTGATCCGCACCGGCGGTGAACAGCGGCTCAGCGACTTCCTGTTGTGGGAATCCGCCTACGCGGAGCTGTACTTCACGGACGTTCTCTGGCCGGATTTCACCGAACAGGATCTCGCCGCCGCCGTTCGCGCCTTCGCCGCCCGCGACCGGCGCTACGGCGGAGTGCTGAGCGGCGCCGTCGGCGATTCGAGCGCTCCCTAGATCGGCATGCCGCCCTTCCTCGTGTGCATCCACGATGCGACGCCCGCGTTCGCGGACGAGACCCGCGTCATGATTCGCGACCTCGCTCCTCTCGTCGGCCGGCGTCTCTCGTTTGGCGTCGTGCCCGACTGGCACGGTGCGTGGCCGCTCGGAGCGCACCCCGACTACTGCCGCCTGCTGCAGGACAGCTCCGACGACCTTCTGCTTCACGGCTGCTTTCACCGCCGGCAGCGAGGCTGCGGACCGGTCACGCTGCTGACCGATCGTTCCGACGAGATGAACGGGCTCGACGCGAACGGGACACGACGCAGAATCGAGGACGGGCAGCGTATCTTCCGGGATGTCTTCGGCAGGCCGGCGCGCGGGTTCGTCGCGCCGGCATGGCAGTCCGGCCACGCGCGCGCCGCGAACGCCGCCGCCCTCGGCCTCGACTACGTCGTCGGGTTCTTCTCGGTGCGATCGTCCGGCGGGAGACGCGTGCCGGTCGCGACGTGGACGTGGGACTGCGGCCGATGGCGCTGGCTCGGACACGCCGGCCACGCCGCCGGCTCGCTGGCGCACCAGTTCGACCGCGGCGTGCCGGCGCTCGCGATCCATCCGCGGGACGTGCAGCGCGGCTTCTGGCCGCTGATTCTGCGGCTGACGCGCCGGCTGCTCGACACCGGCCACGCCCCGACGACGGCCGCCGGGCTGCTCGAGGCGGACGGATGCTGAGGTCGATCTTCGACGCCGTCATGGAGCGGCGCGCCGGCGAGCTGATGGCGCACGTGGCGGGCTGGCTGCCCGCCGGCGGCCCGGTGCTGGATCTCGGCTCGGGGACGGGGCACGTCTCGGCGCGGGTGGAACGCGAGCTCGGTCTTGCCGTGGTGTCCGCAGACGTCAGCGACCTGCACGTCGTCGGACGCCCGCCCGTCCTGATCGCGGACGGGACGCTGCCGTTCGAGCCCGGCACGTTCTCCGCCGCGCTGCTGTTCTTCATGCTCGCGTATCCGCAGGATCCGTCCGGTGTGCTGTCGGAGGCGGCTCGTGTGACGCGCGGGCCCGTCATCCTCGTCCAGTCTCTTCATCGCAACCGTTTCGGTTACGCCTGGCTTCGCGTCCGCGAGTTCCTGTGGACGGTCGTCGCGTTTCACCTGTCGAAGACTCTCGGCTACGTACCGTCCTCCGCGCGCTTCACGATGAACACGCGGCGCTTCTATACCGCCGACGCCCTTCGCCGCGATGTCGCCGCCGCGGGGCTGCGGATCCGCGCGCATCGCGAGCGGCCGGTGCTGCCCGGCGGCGCGCTCGTCGTGGCGGGATGGGTGCTCGAGCCCGATGCGTGAGACCCGTCTCTCCGTCGTGGTCCCCGCGCGCAACGAGGAGGCGCTGATCGCCGAGACACTCGAGGCGATTCTCGACAGCGTGGCGCGCGCGTCACGCGTGCCGCGGCGCGATCTCTGGCTGCCGGACACGCCGTTCGAGGTCATCGTCTCCGACGACCAGAGTCATGACGCGACGGCGGATGTGGTCGCGACCTTCGCCCGGGCATCAGGCGTTCGCCTGGTGTCGTGCCGCGGCGGCACGTGCGCCGCCGCCCGCAACGCCGGCGTGGCGGCAAGCTCCGGGCGCGTCCTCTGCTTCGTCGACGCCGACACGGCCGTTCCGGGGAACGCCGTCGAACGCATTCTGGAGCTTCACGAGGCACGC
This window contains:
- a CDS encoding sigma-70 family RNA polymerase sigma factor, whose protein sequence is MANPGDVTELLMAWSAGGGNALGELEVLVHRELRQMARRLLDGERSGHGWQATDLINESYLRLIGWRGVEWQNRAHFYATAAQMMRRVLVDAARARQSAKRGAGAETVPIDSVQLPAPDPDVQVIALEHALDELAAIAPRASQVVELRFFGGFSVAETADALNVSVRTAMSDWNTARAWLRRRLTVQGSHEE
- a CDS encoding protein kinase, whose protein sequence is MKNDQWNRLSDWHNAWLDADANGRARLRRQLTETQPDLVTYAEDLIASGAPPDDFLDTPAFVLAARQLARETALLTGADVGPYRVVSLIAHGGMGVVYRATDVRLQRDVALKMLSPIGIPDERRIDRFLREARITASIDHANVVKVYDVGLFNGRPYIVVELLEGETLRARITREALTPSEARRITADVARGLVAAHSAGLVHCDLKPENIFLTRAGVTKILDFGIARLGPDAAHPRHGAPTVTGILLGTAGYLAPEQIRGERVDARADLFALGSILYELVTGERAFAGENTVDTLHAILHSQPPDLLRQTDGVRAGLARIAARLLEKAPDDRFQSAADLAWALEQSGPSDVTPPPAVPIRSAQRPLRAYWMWIAAPLALLAAVVGTWWTVRPAPLDRQPAAPARFTWTLPAGTSLLSAPSVSPDGRRICWVGGSDAGVRRIFVRDLSSLDAATVPGTEGARHPFWSPDSQTIGFFAEGKLKRVGLGGGSPIALADAPDARGGTWSRSGVIVFQPQYRDTSLMRVSDQGGGLKPVTIVDRAQEETAHRWPAFLPDGVHFVYSIVSLRDARRGVYLGSLDDPPARSVQLFASESAAVYAPLGDGRRGALLSVADGRVEVRPFDPVRRTLDGPVQMIGVNAIATSPRDAALITATTNVLAYSAVMLPWGGRLASVGRDGANLQLLTEPELGGFPRISPDGARLARSVVDPLRGNPDIWLDDLRRGTRLRLTTSADLDVMPVWSPDGREIAYRSGTVHETTIGFAASDGTGVTRTLACPQQPCEPSDWSPDGKYLVVTVDGRDIWTIPLEPGAAPQKLLADAFIERDARISPDGRWLAYVSDESGRPEVSVRSITGPPHRFVVSSGGGDQPVWRRDGGELFFAGPQGALNGVPVRRDAADGLSFGAAARLKVPPLGDRHWGTIYDVSSDGSRLYLPHPGGERAPREFGVFLNWSALLK
- a CDS encoding VOC family protein; translation: MKPKNTICLWFDKDAEEAARFYAATFPDSKVTAVQKAPGDYPSGKEGEVLTVEFTVCGIPCLGLNGGPAFKHSEAFSFQIATDSQEETDRYWNAIVANGGQESDCGWCKDRWGLSWQITPRVLTDALAAGGAEAKRAFDAMMKMRKIDVATIEAARRGYAATR
- a CDS encoding DUF6178 family protein, giving the protein MSNVEHRLARLLDASSLARVVPHLPPETLHQLIRHRGLDACGELVTSATPAQLASLLDLDLWREARPGCDQQFDVTRFGEWLEVLADTGGSIAARTVAALDEDLVVAGLSRFVRVFDPGIFEPAAQSDDEPGDRGEAMREGDAIAADDASAHESSGTGLECEIGGYVVRARRADAWDAIVTLLAALDTEHAAYFHAVMQGCRDLSNSRPEIDGLDDLLPAPAQQLHDVAIEREERRSLQGYATPADARAFLQMARQPRQTGSGAPATGGFDRNPIVAAYFRAADAARESSPRPASSKVAGADRHEDASGAADSIEVVMALLEAGVMPARPRALLALADTDPQAARLTLLRRLMACVRDADEAAYFARTRELAFLANTLLAGCSVQSRAFTPQEASDAAASVCNLGLEHWPAQSSDALLVDRDLVTVFEVGWSVLHQEVSMFVAQQLISVLDDLQCVDADLQQEFAALRRTLAARRDAGTPWLARGAAEVLGMIDMTAWIGVAGLLDECPVLPAALTAILEGRTTAVSATAFDFISTAAQIADVRTFMRKLAHVLSS
- a CDS encoding heme-binding domain-containing protein, whose translation is MKLASRRFLVTAGLTSVAALAAIQAVPYGRNHLNPPVAAEPVWDSPETRTLAKQACFDCHSNETAWPAYSKVAPVSWLVHHDVSEGRAALNFSEWHRPQKEAKEAAEEVLEGAMPLRIYQLMHAHARLSPADRERLARGLERTVGGAKSDAARAER
- a CDS encoding DUF6448 family protein, whose protein sequence is MATSRFVRALSVVIVLGLAAVTPSRALAHCDGLDGPVVKAAQRALESRNPAFALIWVQQKDEREVRAAFEQTMAVRQLSPQARELADRFFFETLVRLHRAGEGAPFTGLQPAGRDIGPAIPAADEAIRAGSVEPVKRLLTGILDERLREQFGEAMAARTFKPDDLPAGRAYVKAYVEFIHFVERLYESTKKAPHGHFDEHR
- a CDS encoding methyltransferase domain-containing protein, which encodes MERAREQNLQRRRASLFAETLYRFCRGWRMIEIGDMTHDYDRVAADYASVRAPDPRVHAAILEALSDSESIVNVGAGTGSYEPDDRFVVAVEPSAMMAARRAPGAAPCVRATAGALPFPDGVFDAALAVLTMHHWPDWRGGVHELRRVSRRRIVVFTWTPLAGPFWFVRDYLPSVYDRDRAAFPSPEEFARVAGGAAEIRAVPIPWDCTDGFLGAYWRRPEAYLDRRRTAAISALAERTPEVGAGLARLADDLASGRWAERNRALLGRETLDVGYRLLVVNY
- the uppS gene encoding polyprenyl diphosphate synthase, coding for MRSTDHDSRWRDPEPPRRRGRDRFHVAINMDGNGRWALVRGRRREEGHVAGASAVRRTVEAAPPLGISTLTLYAFSSDNWRRPRGEVDNLMFLLQKYLDSECAHLAGRDVRFNVIGRRDRIPDSLRNSIARVEDRTRAGTALHLRVAIDYSARGALLAAAGRLAAGVPPTREAFERSLFEAMHAPDGTRDVDLLIRTGGEQRLSDFLLWESAYAELYFTDVLWPDFTEQDLAAAVRAFAARDRRYGGVLSGAVGDSSAP
- a CDS encoding DUF2334 domain-containing protein; the protein is MPPFLVCIHDATPAFADETRVMIRDLAPLVGRRLSFGVVPDWHGAWPLGAHPDYCRLLQDSSDDLLLHGCFHRRQRGCGPVTLLTDRSDEMNGLDANGTRRRIEDGQRIFRDVFGRPARGFVAPAWQSGHARAANAAALGLDYVVGFFSVRSSGGRRVPVATWTWDCGRWRWLGHAGHAAGSLAHQFDRGVPALAIHPRDVQRGFWPLILRLTRRLLDTGHAPTTAAGLLEADGC
- a CDS encoding methyltransferase domain-containing protein yields the protein MLRSIFDAVMERRAGELMAHVAGWLPAGGPVLDLGSGTGHVSARVERELGLAVVSADVSDLHVVGRPPVLIADGTLPFEPGTFSAALLFFMLAYPQDPSGVLSEAARVTRGPVILVQSLHRNRFGYAWLRVREFLWTVVAFHLSKTLGYVPSSARFTMNTRRFYTADALRRDVAAAGLRIRAHRERPVLPGGALVVAGWVLEPDA